The following are encoded together in the Bradymonas sediminis genome:
- a CDS encoding S1 RNA-binding domain-containing protein, whose product MSDKESKNQDVKTSETDDTKPRTRKRVQLVDEPAGQKPAAASKDAQSSESDTVKADGAFKTEHSAGGKVRVARAVEKPDLTPLPKSEKPAKKAKKGDKRSPRPQDETRAAKSAPRSAPKAPKSDRTSTSHPPKDIQINTPALPDVTTADFEALLMGEGAAASAPVNSYVSPGDKVDATIVAIGEDFVFVSFSNSKTEGMVKIDDVRDEEGNVAVEVGDPLELFVLSTKGGEIRMGKKLSGRDGAMEAIYTAHATGMPIEGRVAETNKGGFEIAIGGVRAFCPVSQIELGYTDNPEIHLNNTYRFRVEKIAEEGRNIVVSRTALLEEERAERRKETLERLKVDEIVSGKVTRVLDFGAFVDIGGIEGMVHISELSYGAVDKTSDVVSEGDTVQVKILNIEEQKRGDLRIGLSIKATQDDPWERVNEQFAIGSQVEGVVVRLAPFGAFVEIAPGIDGLVHVSEMSWKQHIKHPSDVLSNGQKIRVEIQDIDLTRQRISLSMKAVENDPWDGAENRYTVGMEVSGEVENVQDFGAFVRLESGITALIPRSEMDLPGGSTPQRKYTTGTTATARVLNVDPVARKMALTEKAAGDIQASSDAPARRKSKSDAPSEPSGGPRNFVDQKSESLGTFADLLKKNFGKD is encoded by the coding sequence ATGTCGGATAAAGAGTCGAAGAACCAGGACGTGAAGACCAGCGAAACGGACGATACCAAACCGCGCACGCGAAAACGCGTGCAGTTGGTTGATGAACCTGCCGGTCAAAAGCCAGCCGCCGCGAGTAAAGATGCGCAATCCAGCGAATCCGACACCGTGAAAGCCGATGGCGCCTTTAAAACCGAGCATAGCGCCGGCGGCAAAGTCCGCGTGGCGCGCGCCGTGGAGAAGCCGGACCTGACGCCGCTTCCCAAGAGCGAAAAGCCGGCCAAGAAGGCCAAAAAAGGCGACAAGCGCAGCCCGCGTCCCCAGGACGAGACCCGCGCCGCCAAGTCGGCCCCCAGAAGCGCGCCGAAAGCCCCGAAATCCGACCGCACCTCGACCTCGCATCCGCCCAAGGATATCCAGATCAATACGCCCGCCCTGCCAGACGTCACCACCGCCGATTTCGAAGCCCTCCTGATGGGCGAAGGCGCCGCCGCCAGCGCCCCGGTCAACTCGTATGTGAGCCCGGGCGACAAGGTCGACGCGACCATCGTGGCCATCGGCGAAGACTTCGTGTTTGTGTCCTTTAGCAACTCCAAGACCGAGGGCATGGTCAAGATCGACGACGTGCGCGACGAAGAGGGCAACGTCGCCGTCGAGGTCGGCGACCCGCTCGAGCTCTTCGTGCTCTCGACCAAAGGCGGCGAGATCCGCATGGGCAAGAAGTTGTCCGGGCGCGACGGCGCGATGGAGGCCATCTACACCGCCCACGCCACCGGCATGCCGATCGAGGGCCGCGTCGCAGAGACCAACAAGGGCGGCTTTGAGATCGCCATCGGCGGCGTGCGCGCCTTCTGCCCGGTCAGCCAGATCGAGCTCGGCTACACCGACAACCCCGAGATTCACCTCAACAATACCTACCGCTTCCGCGTCGAGAAGATCGCCGAAGAGGGCCGAAATATCGTCGTCAGCCGCACCGCCCTGCTCGAAGAAGAGCGCGCCGAGCGCCGCAAAGAGACGCTTGAGCGCCTCAAGGTCGACGAGATCGTCAGCGGCAAGGTCACCCGCGTGCTCGACTTCGGCGCGTTCGTCGACATCGGCGGCATCGAGGGCATGGTGCATATCTCGGAGCTGAGCTACGGCGCGGTCGACAAGACCTCGGATGTGGTCTCCGAGGGCGACACCGTCCAGGTCAAAATCCTCAATATCGAAGAGCAAAAGCGCGGCGACCTGCGCATCGGCCTGTCGATCAAGGCGACCCAGGACGACCCGTGGGAGCGGGTCAACGAGCAATTCGCCATCGGCAGCCAGGTCGAGGGCGTCGTCGTGCGCCTGGCCCCGTTTGGCGCATTTGTCGAAATTGCGCCTGGCATCGACGGCCTGGTCCATGTCTCCGAGATGAGCTGGAAGCAGCATATCAAGCACCCCAGCGACGTGCTCTCAAACGGCCAGAAAATCCGCGTCGAGATCCAGGACATCGACCTCACCCGCCAGCGCATCAGCCTGAGCATGAAGGCGGTCGAGAACGACCCGTGGGACGGCGCCGAGAACCGCTACACCGTCGGCATGGAGGTCAGCGGCGAGGTCGAGAACGTGCAGGACTTCGGCGCGTTTGTGCGGCTTGAGTCGGGCATCACGGCGCTGATCCCCCGAAGCGAGATGGACCTGCCCGGCGGCTCCACCCCGCAGCGCAAATACACCACCGGCACCACCGCCACCGCGCGCGTGCTCAACGTCGACCCGGTCGCGCGCAAGATGGCGCTCACCGAGAAGGCCGCCGGCGATATCCAGGCCTCCAGCGACGCCCCGGCGCGGCGCAAGTCGAAGTCGGACGCGCCGTCGGAGCCCAGCGGTGGCCCGCGCAACTTCGTCGACCAGAAGTCCGAGAGCCTGGGCACCTTCGCTGATTTGCTCAAGAAGAATTTCGGCAAGGATTGA
- a CDS encoding class I SAM-dependent RNA methyltransferase, giving the protein MEERTLDEICAAEIVDIRIDDYGFTGEGFVRVADGWMSVPGALPGELVRVRVSSGIGRGRRVFGDLLEVLEPSDARRDPLCKRDQVCRGCQLRATTIDEEMSFHVRTVQEVLEKFGGVPREELPPTEIISPQPISRGDAFRVRSNLSYRCLPKTDDDDGPGFELGLRSPVQDALVPMFDCPALTTPMRRLVTTVQQVFASLDEMPWDEEMAREAGHKPGNPPAIRSVRVASPVVGRGRVEVCLCESEDEDLLEHAVVEGALQQLFERLGDTLGDEVGLAVSTSNRRVILKDPERLVIPLAGLRLEVGYDDWFPATLAPSEALYARVLDLLDLQEDEAFLDIGSGIGTIALLAAARVREVVGLDINRHSVASARLNALGNSLADNATGKRCPVEFMVGGWENALRNLLLDGRRFDAATINPMREPLGRRALSYLTKLGIGRLVYLGPSPASAARDIAELREMGWQLDTLGAANIHPATYHTMLVARLSHPGDPGE; this is encoded by the coding sequence TTGGAAGAACGCACATTAGACGAAATATGCGCGGCGGAAATCGTCGACATTCGAATCGACGATTACGGCTTTACCGGCGAGGGTTTTGTGCGGGTCGCGGACGGCTGGATGTCGGTGCCCGGCGCGCTGCCCGGCGAATTGGTGCGGGTGCGGGTGAGCTCGGGTATTGGGCGAGGCCGCCGGGTTTTCGGCGATCTTCTGGAGGTCCTGGAGCCATCGGACGCGCGGCGCGACCCGCTGTGCAAACGCGACCAGGTCTGCCGCGGCTGCCAACTTCGCGCGACCACTATCGACGAAGAGATGAGCTTCCATGTGCGCACCGTGCAGGAAGTTTTGGAGAAATTCGGCGGCGTCCCGCGCGAGGAGCTCCCGCCGACCGAGATTATCTCGCCGCAGCCCATCTCGCGCGGCGACGCTTTTCGGGTGCGCTCAAACCTGAGCTATCGATGCCTACCAAAGACCGACGACGATGACGGGCCGGGATTCGAGTTGGGCCTGCGCTCGCCGGTGCAAGACGCGCTCGTGCCGATGTTCGATTGCCCCGCGCTCACCACGCCGATGCGGCGCCTGGTGACGACGGTCCAGCAGGTCTTCGCCTCGCTCGACGAGATGCCCTGGGACGAGGAAATGGCGCGCGAGGCCGGCCACAAACCGGGCAACCCGCCGGCGATTCGAAGCGTGCGGGTCGCCTCACCGGTGGTCGGTCGGGGGCGCGTTGAGGTGTGCCTGTGCGAGTCGGAGGACGAGGATTTGCTCGAGCACGCGGTGGTCGAGGGCGCGCTGCAACAACTCTTCGAGCGCCTGGGTGACACGCTGGGCGACGAGGTTGGGCTGGCGGTGTCGACCAGCAATCGGCGCGTTATCCTCAAGGACCCCGAGCGCCTGGTGATCCCGCTGGCGGGCCTGCGCCTGGAGGTCGGCTATGACGACTGGTTCCCGGCGACGCTCGCGCCCTCGGAGGCGCTCTACGCGCGGGTCCTGGACCTGTTGGATCTGCAAGAAGACGAGGCGTTCCTCGATATCGGCTCGGGCATCGGCACGATCGCCCTGCTCGCCGCGGCCCGCGTGCGCGAGGTCGTCGGGCTCGACATCAACCGCCACTCGGTCGCCAGCGCCCGGCTCAACGCGCTGGGGAACTCCCTGGCAGACAACGCCACGGGCAAGCGCTGCCCGGTCGAGTTTATGGTGGGCGGCTGGGAGAACGCGCTGCGAAACCTGCTGCTCGACGGGCGCCGCTTCGACGCGGCGACCATCAACCCGATGCGCGAGCCGCTGGGGCGCCGGGCCCTGAGCTACCTGACGAAATTGGGCATCGGCCGGCTGGTCTATCTTGGGCCGTCGCCGGCGTCGGCCGCCCGTGATATCGCGGAGCTGCGCGAAATGGGCTGGCAGCTCGACACGCTGGGCGCGGCCAATATCCACCCGGCGACCTATCATACGATGCTGGTGGCGCGGCTTTCTCACCCGGGAGATCCCGGCGAATAA
- a CDS encoding glycosyltransferase codes for MTSATENAAKIYRLVYVGRSSAQLERDYGDRLARLINEGFEVHLLCGDDGGIPQLRARGVIVKPIPVLHSRNIAGLIGAYFIVQAYLIEQEPVLVHAMNGAVGTLGVLAAAAADVDVIVLSADGHDFEKGRVKKRLKSLGAQLEARLPQVVRENIEARLPQLLALKGLSYYRLISLLVDKYLVSNEHDLRMLQELQLVPYHKLEMLVGGDGVDLTKFNVKDDAFPTREQARQALGLPRAWRNIIGFRGTLYSAAECDDLRECIEEVERTHPTTGWLLDLDTSALRGLAARRALFRLQAQLQRDRVHLLEDAPRPTVATSAKQREFEEASFYRALDLFVSPRRTHGAARQVMEAAATEVAAIAYHIADMSAAIEHGQTGELVDCGDVGGLVAATRAALDDPARRQLYGKRAVALAMRRFNRQHIEDQIFRIYDTVLETNLNN; via the coding sequence ATGACTTCAGCAACCGAAAACGCAGCAAAAATCTACCGCCTGGTCTATGTGGGACGCAGCTCAGCCCAGCTCGAACGCGACTATGGCGACCGCCTCGCCCGCCTGATCAACGAGGGCTTTGAGGTGCATCTTCTGTGCGGCGACGACGGCGGCATCCCGCAGTTGCGCGCGCGCGGGGTCATCGTCAAACCCATCCCGGTGCTGCACTCCCGAAATATCGCTGGGCTTATCGGCGCGTATTTTATCGTGCAGGCGTATTTGATCGAGCAGGAGCCGGTGTTGGTGCACGCGATGAACGGCGCGGTGGGGACCCTCGGGGTGCTGGCCGCGGCGGCGGCCGACGTCGACGTGATTGTGCTCAGCGCCGACGGGCATGACTTCGAAAAAGGTCGGGTAAAGAAGAGGTTGAAGTCGCTGGGCGCGCAGCTCGAGGCGCGCCTGCCGCAGGTCGTACGCGAAAATATTGAGGCGCGCCTGCCGCAGCTCTTGGCGCTTAAGGGGCTGTCCTATTATCGGCTGATCTCGCTGCTGGTCGACAAATATCTGGTCAGCAACGAGCACGACCTGCGCATGCTCCAAGAGCTGCAGCTCGTGCCCTATCATAAGCTTGAGATGCTCGTCGGCGGCGACGGCGTGGACCTGACAAAATTCAACGTCAAAGACGACGCGTTTCCGACCCGCGAACAAGCCCGCCAGGCGCTCGGGTTGCCGCGCGCGTGGCGAAATATCATCGGGTTTCGCGGCACGCTTTATAGCGCCGCCGAATGCGATGACCTGCGCGAGTGCATCGAAGAGGTTGAGCGCACCCACCCGACCACCGGTTGGCTCTTAGACCTGGACACCAGCGCGCTGCGCGGGCTGGCCGCGCGACGCGCGCTGTTTAGGTTGCAGGCCCAATTGCAGCGTGACCGCGTGCATCTATTGGAGGACGCGCCGCGCCCGACCGTCGCCACCAGCGCGAAGCAGCGGGAGTTCGAGGAGGCGAGCTTTTATCGCGCGCTCGATCTCTTTGTGTCGCCGCGTCGAACCCACGGCGCGGCGCGCCAGGTCATGGAGGCGGCGGCCACCGAAGTCGCCGCGATCGCCTATCATATCGCCGATATGTCGGCCGCCATTGAGCACGGGCAAACCGGCGAGTTGGTCGACTGCGGCGATGTCGGCGGGCTGGTCGCGGCCACGCGCGCGGCCCTCGATGACCCGGCGCGCCGCCAATTATACGGCAAACGCGCGGTCGCCCTGGCGATGCGCCGATTCAACCGCCAGCATATCGAGGACCAGATTTTCCGAATCTATGATACGGTTTTGGAAACAAATTTGAATAACTAG
- a CDS encoding sigma-54-dependent transcriptional regulator has translation MEKLRILIVDDEENIRHMLSILLRKEGYEVSAVGDGEEALKSLLAQQWDLALCDVRMPKMGGLELIDAVVERDISTTVIAMSAFGNREMAVEALKRGAYDYIDKPFKRDEILLTLAKAEERLQLKRENASLRGGEADGVFQGLVGSSEPMRALFETLSKVARYKSTVLITGESGTGKELAARAVHTLSPRAQKPWVAVNCGAIPENLLESELFGHVRGAFTDATHDKLGLFEQAHEGTLFLDEIGEMPPSLQVKLLRVLQEGEVRRVGGTRNIPVDVRVVAATLHDLGERVEEGHFREDLYYRLNVINVTLPPLRERAEDIGELVRYFVDKQNKRLGTAINGVSAEAMKIILDYAWPGNVRELQNCIERGVVLANGPKIDASVLPQRILEGNDELQQLFDSDELSIKKMSADLERILIRRALEKTGGNRTHAAKLLEISHRTLLYKIKDYDLETVGVE, from the coding sequence ATGGAAAAACTGCGCATTTTGATCGTCGATGACGAGGAGAATATCCGGCATATGTTGTCGATCTTGCTCCGCAAAGAGGGCTATGAGGTCAGCGCGGTCGGCGACGGCGAGGAGGCGCTTAAATCGCTGCTCGCCCAGCAGTGGGACCTGGCGCTTTGCGATGTGCGCATGCCGAAGATGGGTGGGCTGGAGCTGATCGACGCGGTGGTCGAGCGCGATATTTCGACCACCGTCATCGCGATGAGCGCGTTTGGCAATCGCGAGATGGCGGTCGAGGCGCTTAAGCGCGGCGCCTATGACTATATCGACAAGCCCTTTAAGCGCGATGAGATCCTCTTGACCCTGGCCAAGGCCGAGGAGCGCCTGCAACTTAAGCGCGAGAACGCGTCGCTGCGCGGGGGCGAGGCGGACGGCGTTTTTCAGGGGTTGGTCGGCTCGAGTGAGCCGATGCGCGCGCTGTTTGAGACGCTGTCGAAGGTCGCGCGCTATAAGTCGACCGTGCTGATCACGGGCGAGTCGGGGACCGGCAAGGAGTTGGCGGCGCGCGCCGTCCACACGCTCTCGCCGCGCGCTCAAAAGCCCTGGGTGGCCGTCAATTGCGGGGCCATCCCCGAGAACCTGCTCGAGAGTGAGCTCTTTGGCCACGTGCGCGGCGCGTTCACTGACGCCACCCACGACAAGCTCGGGCTCTTCGAGCAGGCCCACGAGGGGACGCTATTTTTGGACGAGATCGGCGAGATGCCGCCGAGCTTGCAGGTCAAGCTGTTGCGGGTGCTTCAAGAAGGTGAGGTGCGCCGGGTGGGCGGGACGCGCAATATCCCGGTGGATGTGCGCGTGGTCGCCGCGACCCTGCACGACCTGGGCGAGCGGGTCGAAGAGGGGCATTTCCGCGAGGACCTCTATTATCGTCTCAACGTCATCAATGTGACTCTGCCGCCGCTTCGCGAGCGGGCCGAGGATATTGGCGAGCTGGTTCGTTATTTTGTCGACAAGCAAAATAAGCGCCTGGGCACCGCGATCAACGGCGTGAGCGCCGAGGCGATGAAGATCATCCTCGACTACGCGTGGCCGGGAAATGTGCGCGAGCTGCAGAATTGCATCGAGCGCGGCGTGGTGCTCGCCAACGGCCCAAAGATCGACGCCTCGGTGCTGCCCCAGCGCATCCTGGAGGGGAACGACGAGCTGCAGCAACTCTTCGACAGCGATGAGCTCTCGATCAAGAAGATGAGCGCCGATTTGGAGCGTATATTGATCCGCCGCGCGCTCGAGAAGACCGGCGGAAACCGCACCCACGCCGCTAAGCTGCTCGAGATCAGCCATCGGACGCTGCTCTATAAGATCAAGGATTATGACCTGGAGACGGTGGGCGTTGAGTAG
- a CDS encoding LysR family transcriptional regulator has translation MHLHTIDLNLLNALDALLRHNSVTKAAKELGLSQSATSHALNRLRELFDDDLLVRAGRSMVPTARAEQLRAPLQQALSQLAAAIETPQAFDPASAQGEFCLATSDYVQFVFLPALIEKLQHRAPGIDLRIRELGAEPPTDRLATGAVDLALTLGLPEDVPDTLYRRDLFQLELVSLVRADNPQVGDALDLDTYCKLSHILVSPLADDVGVVDLTLAEMGRKRHVAVVVPHFMVAPFLVANSDMILTTARSVAEKYADALALRIFDPPIDLLRGTVSMVWHRRSYTDASHQWLRRQVEEVVAEQDRAASSGPK, from the coding sequence ATGCATCTACACACCATCGACCTAAACCTATTAAACGCGCTGGACGCGCTGCTGCGCCACAATAGCGTGACCAAGGCTGCGAAGGAGCTGGGGTTAAGCCAGTCCGCCACCAGCCACGCCCTGAATCGGCTGCGCGAGCTCTTCGACGATGACCTGCTAGTGCGCGCAGGCCGCTCCATGGTGCCGACGGCGCGGGCCGAGCAGCTTCGGGCCCCGCTGCAGCAGGCGTTGAGCCAATTGGCCGCGGCCATCGAGACGCCCCAGGCCTTTGACCCGGCGAGCGCGCAGGGTGAGTTTTGCCTGGCCACCAGCGATTATGTGCAATTCGTTTTTTTGCCCGCGCTTATCGAGAAACTCCAGCATCGCGCCCCCGGCATTGACCTGCGCATCCGCGAACTCGGCGCCGAACCGCCGACCGACCGCCTGGCCACCGGCGCGGTGGACCTGGCGCTCACCCTGGGGCTGCCCGAAGATGTCCCCGACACGCTCTACCGGCGCGATTTATTTCAATTGGAGTTGGTGAGCCTGGTGCGCGCGGACAACCCGCAGGTCGGCGATGCGCTGGACCTCGACACCTATTGCAAGCTCTCGCATATTCTGGTCTCCCCGCTCGCCGATGACGTCGGCGTGGTCGACCTCACCCTCGCCGAAATGGGGCGCAAGCGCCACGTCGCGGTGGTCGTGCCGCATTTTATGGTCGCGCCATTTCTCGTCGCCAATAGCGATATGATCCTGACCACGGCGCGAAGCGTCGCCGAAAAATACGCCGACGCCCTGGCGCTTCGCATCTTCGATCCGCCCATCGACCTGCTCCGCGGGACGGTGTCCATGGTATGGCACCGGCGAAGCTATACGGATGCCAGTCATCAGTGGTTAAGACGCCAGGTCGAGGAGGTCGTGGCCGAGCAGGATCGCGCGGCGTCATCCGGGCCGAAATAG
- a CDS encoding YceI family protein — MAIQNWTFDSAHSEISFKVRHMMFSKVTGYFSEWEGEFAFDPENPANAKTTVTIAVDSIDTKNADRDAHLKSGDFFDAEAFPQMRFDSTSFEQVDGADLKVHGNLTIRDKTVPVTLDVEYHGKGIDPWGNERVGFSGKVDLDREAFGLTWNQALEAGGVLVGKKVEVELQVQATLAG; from the coding sequence ATGGCTATTCAAAATTGGACGTTCGACTCGGCACATTCTGAAATCTCCTTCAAGGTCCGTCATATGATGTTCTCGAAGGTGACCGGCTACTTCAGCGAATGGGAGGGCGAGTTTGCTTTTGACCCCGAGAACCCGGCCAACGCCAAGACCACGGTGACTATCGCGGTCGATAGCATCGACACCAAAAACGCGGACCGCGACGCTCACCTCAAAAGCGGCGACTTCTTCGACGCCGAGGCGTTCCCCCAAATGCGTTTCGACAGCACGTCTTTCGAGCAGGTCGACGGCGCCGATCTCAAGGTCCACGGCAATTTGACCATCCGCGATAAGACCGTGCCGGTCACGCTGGACGTGGAATACCACGGCAAAGGCATCGACCCGTGGGGAAATGAGCGAGTGGGCTTCTCGGGCAAAGTGGACTTGGACCGCGAGGCGTTCGGGCTGACCTGGAACCAGGCCCTGGAGGCCGGCGGCGTGCTCGTGGGTAAGAAGGTCGAGGTCGAACTGCAGGTCCAGGCGACCCTGGCTGGCTAA
- a CDS encoding hydroxymethylglutaryl-CoA reductase, degradative translates to MQEQVVEKVQATEAARPSSRISGFYKMSLGARLECLVERGIIDAEGAELLRDRDQGLAAETANDMVENCIGLLELPLGLGLNFKINGRDYIVPMAVEEPSVIAAVSHCARLVRTSGGFESRCDSNVMIGQVQVVGCEDFETARLAILDARAELLDLANSFEPNMVARGGGAKELEVRLLDQGNYRKMLVVHLHIDAVDAMGANLVNTMAEGIAPRIEELTGGTVFLRILSNLADRRLVRTTCRIPFADLAWRGFTGREVAEGIEHASQFAERDPYRATTHNKGVMNGISSVCIATGNDWRAVEAGAHAYCARDGQYRPMAIWYVDGEHLVGELEVPMQVGTVGGPIKLHPTVQLAHKILRINGARELAEVIGAVGLAQNLGALKALSTEGIQRGHMSLHARSVAATAGATADEMQLVIDAIIACGEVKVSKAVEVLAELRAV, encoded by the coding sequence GTGCAAGAACAAGTTGTAGAAAAAGTACAGGCGACCGAGGCCGCGCGGCCGTCGAGTCGTATCTCTGGGTTCTATAAAATGTCGTTGGGCGCGCGGCTGGAGTGTCTGGTCGAGCGCGGGATCATCGACGCCGAGGGCGCCGAGCTTCTGCGCGACCGGGACCAGGGGCTGGCGGCTGAGACCGCGAACGATATGGTCGAGAATTGCATCGGTCTTTTGGAGCTTCCGCTCGGGCTGGGGCTCAACTTCAAGATCAACGGGCGCGATTATATCGTGCCGATGGCGGTGGAAGAGCCGAGCGTCATCGCGGCGGTCAGCCACTGCGCGCGCCTGGTGCGAACGAGCGGCGGCTTTGAGTCGCGCTGCGACTCCAACGTGATGATCGGGCAGGTCCAGGTCGTCGGGTGTGAGGATTTTGAGACCGCGCGCCTGGCCATCCTCGACGCCCGCGCCGAGCTCCTGGACCTGGCGAATTCCTTTGAGCCGAATATGGTCGCCCGCGGCGGCGGCGCCAAAGAGCTCGAGGTGCGCCTGCTCGACCAGGGCAATTACCGCAAGATGCTGGTCGTCCATCTTCATATCGACGCGGTCGACGCCATGGGCGCCAACCTGGTGAACACGATGGCCGAGGGCATCGCCCCGCGCATCGAAGAGCTCACCGGCGGCACCGTCTTTTTGCGCATCCTCTCCAACCTCGCCGACCGCCGCCTGGTGCGCACCACCTGCCGGATCCCGTTCGCGGATCTGGCGTGGCGCGGCTTCACCGGCCGCGAGGTCGCCGAAGGCATCGAGCACGCCAGCCAATTCGCCGAGCGCGACCCCTACCGCGCGACCACCCACAATAAGGGCGTGATGAACGGCATCAGCTCGGTGTGCATCGCCACCGGCAACGATTGGCGCGCGGTCGAAGCCGGCGCCCACGCCTATTGCGCCCGCGACGGCCAATACCGCCCGATGGCCATCTGGTATGTCGACGGCGAGCACCTTGTTGGGGAGCTGGAAGTCCCGATGCAGGTCGGCACCGTCGGCGGCCCGATCAAGCTGCACCCCACCGTCCAACTCGCCCACAAAATCCTGCGCATCAACGGCGCCCGTGAACTCGCCGAAGTCATCGGCGCGGTCGGCCTGGCCCAGAACCTCGGCGCGCTCAAGGCGCTGTCGACCGAGGGCATCCAGCGCGGCCATATGTCGCTGCACGCGCGCAGCGTCGCCGCCACCGCAGGCGCCACGGCCGATGAGATGCAGTTAGTCATCGACGCGATTATTGCCTGCGGTGAGGTGAAAGTCAGCAAGGCGGTCGAGGTTCTGGCGGAGCTTAGGGCGGTGTAA
- a CDS encoding DUF7107 domain-containing protein, which yields MDNRRIRPVFILLMVLVCVLAGVLIRWTWDAFKPAPAKQFTQTISTDKLQQNRLPKNNTSKPTKRFSNSQMQIAGTMDSDSRPPGIDPPPEYFPRDSKEWQGMRIDINLQPPCSESANCGLARACNDGKCGPCMTDRDCDGSEICALEHCVKAEDTECQSKNDCAQDELCILSGYSTGVRGNEEMTAKCIEPGAEPVLSEEEEQAIMDANPIERIEAPTPTVAMGDLMDTLRNNADDSSEDFETGINSP from the coding sequence ATGGATAATCGACGCATCCGACCTGTATTTATCCTCTTAATGGTGTTGGTATGTGTGCTCGCCGGGGTGCTAATTCGCTGGACTTGGGACGCCTTCAAACCCGCTCCAGCCAAACAATTTACTCAGACCATCTCTACCGATAAACTTCAACAAAATCGTTTACCAAAAAACAACACATCCAAACCTACAAAAAGATTTTCAAATTCCCAAATGCAAATCGCCGGCACAATGGATTCGGATTCGCGTCCACCAGGTATCGACCCACCTCCTGAGTACTTTCCGCGCGACTCTAAGGAATGGCAGGGCATGCGGATCGATATAAATCTCCAGCCTCCATGCTCCGAATCAGCAAATTGTGGCCTGGCGCGTGCATGTAACGACGGTAAATGCGGTCCTTGTATGACCGACCGCGATTGCGACGGCTCCGAGATATGCGCTCTCGAGCATTGCGTGAAGGCTGAAGACACCGAATGCCAGAGCAAGAATGATTGCGCGCAAGACGAACTCTGCATTCTTAGCGGATATTCGACGGGTGTTCGGGGCAACGAGGAGATGACGGCAAAATGTATAGAACCTGGCGCAGAACCTGTACTCAGCGAAGAAGAAGAACAAGCCATCATGGACGCAAATCCTATCGAGCGCATCGAGGCTCCAACTCCCACGGTCGCTATGGGCGATTTAATGGACACACTGCGTAACAACGCTGATGATTCCTCGGAAGACTTCGAAACCGGTATAAATTCTCCGTAA
- a CDS encoding hydroxymethylglutaryl-CoA reductase, degradative, protein MPLSKRTLQPAECPMWPQWGGAARATDAARLAILDARAELLGLANSFEPNMVARVGGAKELEVRLLDQGNYRKMLVVHLHIDAVDAMGANLVNTMAEGIAPRIEELTGGTVFLRILSNLADRRLVRTTCRIPFADLAWRGFTGREVAEGIEHASQFAERDPYRATTHNKGVMNGISSVCIATGNDWRAVEAGAHAYCARDGQYRPMAIWYVDGEHLVGELEVPMQVGTVGGPIKLHPTVQLAHKILRINGARELAEVIDAVGLAQNLGALKALSTEGIQRGHMSLHARSVAATAGATADEMQLVIDAIIASGEVKVSKAVEVLAELRAS, encoded by the coding sequence TTGCCGTTATCGAAGCGCACATTGCAGCCGGCCGAATGTCCGATGTGGCCGCAGTGGGGTGGGGCCGCCCGCGCCACCGATGCCGCGCGCCTCGCCATCCTCGACGCCCGCGCCGAGCTCCTGGGCCTGGCGAATTCCTTCGAGCCGAATATGGTCGCCCGCGTCGGCGGCGCCAAAGAGCTTGAGGTGCGCCTGCTCGACCAGGGCAATTATCGCAAGATGCTGGTCGTCCATCTTCATATCGACGCGGTCGACGCCATGGGCGCAAACCTGGTGAACACGATGGCCGAGGGCATCGCCCCGCGCATCGAAGAGCTCACCGGCGGCACCGTCTTTTTGCGCATCCTCTCCAACCTCGCCGACCGCCGCCTGGTGCGCACCACCTGCCGCATCCCGTTCGCGGATCTGGCGTGGCGCGGCTTCACCGGCCGCGAGGTCGCCGAAGGCATCGAGCACGCCAGCCAATTCGCCGAGCGCGACCCCTACCGCGCGACCACCCACAATAAGGGCGTGATGAACGGCATCAGCTCGGTGTGCATCGCCACCGGCAACGATTGGCGCGCGGTCGAAGCCGGCGCCCACGCCTATTGCGCCCGCGACGGCCAATACCGCCCGATGGCCATCTGGTATGTCGACGGCGAGCACCTGGTCGGCGAGTTGGAAGTCCCGATGCAGGTCGGCACCGTCGGCGGCCCGATCAAGCTGCACCCCACCGTCCAACTCGCCCACAAAATCCTGCGCATCAACGGCGCCCGTGAACTCGCCGAAGTCATCGACGCGGTCGGCCTGGCCCAGAACCTCGGCGCGCTCAAGGCGCTGTCGACCGAGGGCATCCAGCGCGGCCATATGTCGCTGCATGCGCGCAGTGTCGCGGCGACCGCCGGCGCGACGGCCGATGAGATGCAGCTCGTTATCGACGCGATCATCGCCAGTGGTGAGGTGAAGGTCAGCAAGGCGGTCGAGGTTCTGGCGGAGCTACGGGCTTCCTGA